One window from the genome of Carassius carassius chromosome 15, fCarCar2.1, whole genome shotgun sequence encodes:
- the eaf1 gene encoding ELL-associated factor 1, which produces MNGSSNPPLDKEEHVLKLGDSFEKRPKSSFHTIRYDFKPASIDTSCEGELQVGKGDEVTITLPHIPGSTPPMTVFKGNKRPYQKDCVLIINHDTGEFMLEKLSSSIQVKKTRAEGSSKIQARIEQQSVRANQLTPQSRPPLKPGAGAKTSPSKDNPSPEPQLDDIKRELRAEVDVIEQMSSSGSSSSSDSGSGDDSSCSDREQDTHLSPSRNNMDNGINQSQGSNQLMNTLRNDLQLSESGSDSDID; this is translated from the exons ATGAACGGCAGCTCGAACCCGCCTCTGGATAAAGAAGAGCATGTGTTAAAGCTCGGAGACAGTTTCGAGAAGAGGCCAAAATCATCTTTTCATACCATCAGAT ATGATTTTAAACCAGCATCCATCGATACATCCTGTGAAGGAGAATTACAAGTAGGAAAAGGAGATGAGGTTACCATCACATTACCACACATACCA GGCTCCACTCCACCAATGACAGTGTTTAAGGGCAACAAAAGGCCGTATCAGAAAGACTGCGTTCTCATCATCAACCACGACACGGGAGAGTTCATGCTGGAAAAGCTCAGCAGCAGCATACAAGTCAAGAAGACAAG AGCTGAGGGCAGCAGTAAGATCCAGGCTCGTATAGAGCAGCAGTCAGTGAGAGCGAACCAGCTGACACCACAGTCCCGCCCCCCCCTCAAGCCCGGAGCGGGGGCTAAGACCTCCCCATCCAAAGACAACCCTTCACCTGAGCCTCAGCTGGATGACATCAAACGAG AGCTGCGGGCCGAGGTGGATGTGATCGAGCAGATGAGCAGCAGCGGCAGCAGCAGTTCGTCAGACTCTGGCAGTGGTGATGACAGCTCCTGCAGTGACCGAGAACAGGACACTCATCTGTCCCCCAGCAGGAACAACATGGACAACGGAATCAACCAATCACAAGGCAGCAATCAGCTGATGAACACACTCC GAAATGATCTTCAGCTAAGTGAATCTGGCAGTGACAGTGACATCGATTGA
- the pmvk gene encoding phosphomevalonate kinase gives MTSTQPRIILLFSGKRKSGKDYVTDLIQKRLTEEMCCILRLSAPLKQQYAKDHSLDYEELLGSGQYKESYRADMIRWGEMKRHQDSGFFCRLAIKHATQPIWIISDCRRMSDVQWFHEEFPERCICVRVEASEQTRSQRGWRFNKGIDDAESECGLDEGVKFDFIIRNDGADDVLEKQLEDLLSLIKSPEEESNTQNNIKPV, from the exons ATGACATCTACACAACCGAGGATCATTCTTTTATTCAGTGGGAAGCGAAAGTCAGGGAAGGACTATGTGACAGATTTAATACAGAAAAG ACTGACAGAAGAGATGTGCTGCATACTCAGACTGTCTGCTCCTCTCAAACAGCAGTATGCTAAG GATCATAGTCTTGACTACGAGGAGCTGTTGGGTTCTGGTCAGTATAAGGAGAGTTATCGTGCTGACATGATCCGCTGGGGTGAGATGAAGAGACACCAGGACTCCGGCTTCTTCTGTAGACTGGCCATCAAACATGCCACACAGCCCATCTGG ATAATCAGTGATTGCAGAAGGATGTCAGACGTGCAATGGTTCCATGAAGAGTTTCCTGAGAGATGTATCTGTGTTCGGGTGGAGGCTTCAGAGCAGACGAGATCACAGAGGGGCTGGAGATTCAACAAAG GTATAGATGACGCCGAGTCCGAGTGTGGTTTGGATGAGGGTGTGAAGTTTGACTTTATCATTAGGAACGATGGAGCTGATGACGTTCTGGAGAAACAGCTGGAGGATCTACTGTCTTTGATCAAGTCACCGGAGGAGGAATCAAACACACAGAATAACATTAAACCAGTATAA